Proteins from a genomic interval of Nematostella vectensis chromosome 12, jaNemVect1.1, whole genome shotgun sequence:
- the LOC5506925 gene encoding trace amine-associated receptor 5 has translation MYNSTNTSREYVFTPAGLPVKMSLTVIQVLFGGFAVVANGTYIYLRRKMKRKSHHVFSRSMTSYFTQSLAWSNVLCCVISLPLVLVQYFVDVFQNDFGCRAVRFFQFVFPVVTMFNLVVIGVERYMATFHPFLVPTERITRRRVIAAWGVGVVVTLIPIPTFGGVPFDIDEGTYTIICKYNNDVAVYRVMFLTFNLVVYFIPSIALTIISYRIRRYMTSNRFVAHNRQCTIRTNSWRFQGTRMFSTLILAFILPYMLYMVYSAVNMILRPVLSFTTDYIIRYTSGVLAYGNAALSPIIVFTNMRDVRQTLMDSLRKLTRNRRNAVHTSPETWTEERSLSRHREPNYMVHDRVPNVHFVRPNTVSLNVTEVYDLA, from the exons ATGTACAATTCGACCAACACATCCCGCGAGTATGTCTTCACGCCCGCGGGACTTCCCGTGAAGATGTCCCTGACTGTGATCCAGGTGCTGTTTGGTGGGTTCGCTGTGGTTGCCAATGGCACGTACATCTATCTAAGGCGTAAGATGAAAAGAAAGTCTCACCACGTGTTTAGTAGGTCTATGACGTCATACTTCACGCAAAGTCTGGCCTGGTCTAACGTACTTTGTTGCGTCATCTCCCTCCCGCTCGTCCTCGTCCAGTATTTCGTGGACGTGTTCCAGAACGACTTCGGTTGTCGCGCCGTCAGATTCTTCCAGTTCGTCTTTCCTGTGGTTACAATGTTTAATCTCGTCGTGATTGGCGTGGAGCGGTATATGGCAACCTTTCACCCGTTCCTAGTCCCCACCGAGCGCATCACACGACGCCGAGTTATCGCAGCgtggggggtaggggtggtAGTAACCCTCATCCCAATCCCCACATTCGGGGGGGTCCCTTTCGATATCGATGAAGGCACCTACACCATCATTTGCAAGTACAACAACGACGTGGCGGTGTACCGAGTGATGTTCCTCACCTTCAACCTTGTGGTGTACTTCATCCCGTCCATCGCCCTTACCATCATCTCTTACCGCATCCGCCGATACATGACCAGTAACCGCTTCGTGGCCCACAATAGACAGTGCACTATACGGACTAACTCGTGGCGGTTCCAGGGTACGCGCATGTTCTCTACGCTCATCTTGGCTTTTATCTTACCCTACATGCTGTACATGGTCTACTCGGCCGTCAACATGATCCTGAGGCCCGTGCTCAGCTTCACAACAGATTACATTATAAG GTACACGTCGGGGGTGCTGGCGTATGGTAACGCCGCCCTCAGTCCTATCATCGTGTTCACCAACATGCGTGACGTTCGCCAGACGCTCATGGATTCTCTGAGAAAGCTCACTCGCAATCGCCGCAACGCCGTGCACACCTCCCCGGAAACATGGACAGAGGAGAGGTCGCTTAGCcggcacagggagcccaattATATGGTTCACGACAGGGTTCCCAATGTGCACTTTGTGCGACCAAACACTGTTTCACTAAATGTGACAGAAGTGTATGATTTGGCTTAA